Proteins from a single region of Gammaproteobacteria bacterium:
- a CDS encoding SDR family NAD(P)-dependent oxidoreductase has translation MRFKNLPEAFDALVVGASRGIGAEFVRQLLDDESCRQVVACGRSVADSEALPDSERLIRQPLDVTGEESWQQLVARLDEHGIKPRLLIYTVGILHSEGGIEPEKRAADLAMESLQQAFGSNVFGAMLMARYLLPLLSRQESAVLAHLSARVGSIGDNRLGGWYAYRASKAALNQHMKTLAVELSRSHKQACVVNLHPGTTDTGLSKPFQGGVPEDKLFSTAFAAGKLLEILRGVGPADSGRFIAWDGQDIPW, from the coding sequence ATGCGTTTCAAGAACCTGCCCGAGGCTTTCGATGCCCTTGTCGTCGGTGCAAGTCGCGGCATCGGTGCCGAATTCGTTCGCCAGTTGCTGGATGACGAAAGTTGCCGGCAGGTGGTCGCCTGTGGACGCAGCGTCGCCGACAGCGAGGCCTTGCCGGACAGCGAAAGGCTCATCCGCCAGCCCCTGGACGTCACCGGCGAGGAGTCCTGGCAACAGCTGGTGGCGCGTCTCGACGAGCACGGCATCAAGCCGCGACTGCTGATCTACACGGTGGGGATCCTGCATTCCGAGGGTGGTATCGAGCCTGAGAAACGGGCGGCCGATCTTGCCATGGAAAGCCTGCAACAGGCCTTCGGCAGCAATGTCTTCGGTGCCATGCTGATGGCACGCTACCTGCTGCCGTTGTTGTCACGGCAGGAGTCGGCGGTGCTGGCACACCTGTCGGCTCGCGTCGGGTCGATCGGCGACAATCGCCTTGGGGGCTGGTACGCCTATCGGGCGTCCAAGGCGGCGCTGAACCAGCACATGAAAACCCTGGCGGTGGAGCTGTCGCGGTCACACAAGCAGGCTTGCGTCGTGAACCTGCATCCAGGCACGACCGACACCGGCCTGTCGAAACCCTTCCAGGGCGGGGTGCCGGAGGACAAGCTGTTCAGCACCGCATTCGCGGCAGGCAAGCTGTTGGAGAT